The proteins below come from a single Kitasatospora sp. NBC_00315 genomic window:
- a CDS encoding alpha/beta fold hydrolase produces the protein MTPRVVKTTDGRTLAVESLGDPRGRPVFLLHGTPGSRFGPAPRSSVLYRLGVRLIAFDRPGYGDSDRLPGRRVAAAAVDVRTIADELGLTDFAVLGRSGGGPHALACAALLPGRVTRVAALVSLAPRDAPGLDWYGSMTASNVHAYQEAEQGHHRMEASMQFRSLQIKDDPVRLLLGLAPELPPTDRTVVADEGIRRMLASNFREAFRHNADGWIDDVLAFTAPWGFQVEDVAVPAWLWHGADDRFSPVEHSRWLADRIPGAELFLEPGAAHFGALRVMTAALKWAAG, from the coding sequence GTGACGCCACGCGTGGTGAAGACGACGGACGGCCGTACGCTCGCGGTCGAGAGCCTGGGCGACCCGCGCGGGCGGCCGGTGTTCCTGCTGCACGGCACACCCGGCAGCCGGTTCGGGCCGGCCCCGCGCAGCAGCGTGCTGTACCGCCTGGGCGTGCGCCTGATCGCCTTCGACCGGCCCGGTTACGGCGACTCCGACCGGCTGCCGGGGCGCCGGGTCGCGGCGGCCGCCGTGGACGTGCGCACCATCGCGGACGAACTCGGCCTGACGGACTTCGCCGTACTCGGCCGCTCCGGCGGCGGCCCGCACGCCCTGGCCTGCGCCGCGCTGCTGCCCGGGCGGGTGACCCGGGTCGCCGCGCTGGTCAGTCTGGCGCCCCGGGACGCGCCGGGCCTGGACTGGTACGGGTCCATGACCGCGTCCAACGTGCACGCCTACCAGGAGGCCGAGCAGGGGCACCACCGGATGGAGGCGAGCATGCAGTTCCGCTCCCTCCAGATCAAGGACGACCCGGTCCGGCTGCTGCTCGGCCTGGCCCCCGAACTCCCGCCCACGGACCGGACGGTGGTCGCCGACGAGGGCATCCGCCGGATGCTCGCGAGCAACTTCCGGGAGGCGTTCCGGCACAACGCCGACGGCTGGATCGACGACGTGCTGGCCTTCACCGCCCCCTGGGGCTTCCAGGTCGAGGACGTCGCGGTGCCCGCCTGGCTCTGGCACGGCGCCGACGACCGCTTCTCCCCCGTCGAGCACTCCCGCTGGCTGGCCGACCGCATCCCGGGGGCGGAGCTGTTCCTGGAGCCGGGCGCGGCGCACTTCGGCGCGCTGCGGGTGATGACGGCCGCCCTCAAGTGGGCGGCGGGCTGA
- a CDS encoding 2-hydroxyacid dehydrogenase — protein MSELTEPRTTPAARPAGRARALPPVLVTRALAPGVLERLTPFCEVTLHGDDEPMPRAALLAAVRGTAAVITTLGDTVDAEFLDAAGSGLRIVANHAVGTHNVDAAACAERGVLVSNTPGVLTEATADLAWALLLAATRRLGEGERLLRSGRPWSWAPNMLLGLELGGTPLGILGMGRIGQAVARRARAFGMPVGYHNRTPLSEAARDGAEWLPLDDLLARSTVLVVTCPLTAATRHLLDAERLARLPQGAVVVSMTAGIVDELALADALDSGALFAAAVDNFEHEPAVPARLLAQERAVLVPHLGSATVRTRRAMGDLAVDNVLAVLAGDAPPTPVGPPARISPPPT, from the coding sequence ATGAGCGAGCTGACCGAACCCCGGACCACCCCGGCCGCGCGACCGGCCGGCAGGGCCCGCGCCCTGCCGCCCGTCCTGGTCACCAGGGCCCTGGCGCCGGGCGTGCTGGAGCGCCTGACGCCGTTCTGCGAGGTCACCCTGCACGGGGACGACGAGCCGATGCCGCGGGCCGCGCTGCTGGCGGCGGTCCGCGGCACGGCCGCCGTGATCACCACCCTGGGCGACACCGTGGACGCCGAGTTCCTGGACGCCGCAGGGTCCGGCCTGCGGATCGTCGCCAACCACGCGGTCGGGACGCACAACGTCGACGCCGCCGCCTGCGCCGAGCGCGGCGTGCTCGTCAGCAACACTCCCGGCGTGCTCACCGAGGCCACCGCCGACCTGGCCTGGGCGCTGCTGCTGGCGGCCACCCGCCGACTGGGCGAGGGCGAGCGCCTGCTGCGCTCGGGCCGTCCGTGGTCCTGGGCACCGAACATGCTGCTCGGCCTGGAACTGGGCGGCACCCCGCTGGGCATCCTCGGCATGGGCCGGATCGGGCAGGCCGTCGCGCGCCGGGCCCGGGCCTTCGGGATGCCGGTCGGCTACCACAACCGCACCCCGCTGTCCGAGGCCGCGCGGGACGGCGCCGAGTGGCTCCCACTGGACGACCTGCTGGCCCGCTCCACCGTCCTGGTGGTCACCTGCCCGCTCACGGCCGCCACCCGCCACCTGCTGGACGCCGAGCGGCTCGCCCGGCTCCCGCAGGGCGCCGTGGTGGTCAGCATGACGGCCGGGATCGTCGACGAACTCGCCCTGGCCGACGCCCTCGACTCCGGGGCGCTGTTCGCCGCCGCCGTCGACAACTTCGAGCACGAGCCGGCCGTCCCCGCGCGGCTGCTCGCCCAGGAGCGGGCCGTCCTCGTCCCCCACCTGGGCAGCGCCACCGTCCGGACCCGCCGGGCGATGGGCGACCTGGCCGTGGACAACGTCCTCGCGGTGCTGGCCGGCGACGCCCCGCCGACACCGGTCGGTCCGCCCGCCCGGATCAGCCCGCCGCCCACTTGA
- the fxsT gene encoding FxSxx-COOH system tetratricopeptide repeat protein, whose amino-acid sequence MEEDRNGRIVTFYSYKGGTGRTMALANTAWILAANGFRVLTVDWDLEAPGLAKFFHPFIDQAVLAGTTGMMDLIAEYREEALRPVEHAPGWHLDFARVHPHALSLAWPLFPQGGSLDFLSAGQFNRDYSESVGRLDWDIFYDRFDGGQFFDALRADMRKRYDYVLIDSRTGLSDIAEICTVQMPDDLVVCFTLSDQSIDGASRIAQHIHDRYRDRGIRILPVPMRIDEGEKEKADAGRALARIRFDGLPEGLEGDELAHYWGSVEIPYRPFYAYEEILATFGDQGGSPTSMLAACERLTGMLTEGRAAGLPPVDEEVRLRYVDAFTRRRPSVPADLYLSYVPEDRMWADWIESVLSRAGFRVLPRDLSAGSDPRHETERGIDAAYRTVAVLSPAYLRSPQARALWESVVSSDPSGTRRQLVPVRVGDVRLTAPFSNRNPVDLVGRDEVQSVQTLLRALGRAEVPLEDAPGAGPRFPGSKPQVWDVPPRNPSFTGRATVLEQLRNQLRGGMAAVLPTPQTLYGLGGVGKTQVALEYAHRFMSDYDLVWWIDAEQTELVAPALAELARRLGLRVGDSVTEAAEAAREALRRGTPTSRWLLIFDNADEPSEIRRFFPGGSGHILVTSRNQAWSGHAEALEVDVFTRGESVEHLCRRARGLSRADADRVAEAVGDLPLAVEVAAAWLDTTGTPVDTYVSQLQAEAARALAVARPTDYPTPVGATWNVSIARLRVQSPAAVRLLQLCAFFAPEPISMNLFYSDQMIRALVKYDEDLNDKFMLGKVIQAIGRYALAKVDAGSNSFQVHRLVQAVIRSEMSADDQEVAVHEVHRILTGARPVLGDTDDPANWPAFDEIWPHLSPSMAHNCDEADTRQLLIDRVRYLWKRGELERAREMGHSLDEAWTAKLGEDDRQTLLLRFQLANVLRSQGNYAEALGLDESTLARQRLLLGEHHPYTLMTAGSLGADRRALGLFQSALDLDREILEQFRELFGDDNPRTLSMANNLAIDYRLVGDSEAARDLDQETLDRRTSVLGPKHPYTLSSKSALARDLRELGDYKGSADLAREVMNDLTDVLEPDLPENLRNAKSLAVSLRKAGQLAEARRITRETYERYLERYGADAPDALACALNLAADYSASGDKEAARDLAATVYEGHRRLFGAGHPFALACANNLGIYLRGSGEIQEAIARGRETVEGLRNTVGPTHPFTLSAMINLANAYGDDGQHRRAEELERTAHTGLCERYTPRHPDAVACEANLAVTLRACGQHTQAAELRARAVAELIRQLGEEHPNTISARGWKRINRDLEPQPV is encoded by the coding sequence GTGGAGGAGGACCGCAACGGCCGGATCGTCACCTTCTACTCGTACAAGGGCGGCACCGGCCGCACCATGGCGCTGGCCAACACCGCGTGGATCCTGGCCGCCAACGGCTTCCGGGTGCTCACCGTCGACTGGGACCTGGAGGCACCGGGCCTGGCCAAGTTCTTCCACCCGTTCATCGACCAGGCCGTGCTGGCCGGGACCACCGGCATGATGGACCTGATCGCGGAGTACCGCGAGGAGGCGCTGCGCCCGGTCGAGCACGCCCCCGGCTGGCACCTGGACTTCGCCCGGGTGCACCCGCACGCGCTCTCGCTCGCCTGGCCGCTCTTCCCGCAGGGCGGCAGCCTGGACTTCCTGTCCGCCGGGCAGTTCAACCGCGACTACTCGGAGTCGGTGGGCCGGCTCGACTGGGACATCTTCTACGACCGCTTCGACGGCGGGCAGTTCTTCGACGCCCTGCGCGCCGACATGCGCAAGCGCTACGACTACGTCCTGATCGACAGCCGCACCGGACTCTCCGACATCGCCGAGATCTGCACCGTGCAGATGCCGGACGACCTGGTGGTCTGTTTCACGCTCAGCGACCAGTCGATCGACGGCGCCTCCCGGATCGCCCAGCACATCCACGACCGCTACCGCGACCGCGGCATCCGCATCCTGCCGGTGCCGATGCGCATCGACGAAGGGGAGAAGGAGAAGGCGGACGCCGGCCGGGCACTGGCCAGGATCCGCTTCGACGGCCTGCCCGAGGGCCTGGAGGGCGACGAACTCGCTCACTACTGGGGCTCGGTGGAGATCCCGTACCGGCCGTTCTACGCCTACGAGGAGATCCTCGCCACCTTCGGCGACCAGGGCGGCAGCCCGACCTCGATGCTGGCCGCCTGCGAGCGGCTCACCGGCATGCTCACCGAGGGCCGGGCCGCCGGGCTGCCACCGGTCGACGAGGAGGTCCGGCTGCGGTACGTGGACGCCTTCACCCGCCGCCGCCCGTCCGTGCCCGCCGACCTCTACCTCAGCTACGTGCCCGAGGACCGGATGTGGGCCGACTGGATCGAGTCCGTGCTCAGCCGGGCCGGGTTCCGGGTGCTGCCCAGGGATCTCAGCGCCGGCTCGGATCCCCGCCACGAGACCGAGCGCGGCATCGACGCCGCCTACCGGACGGTCGCCGTGCTCTCGCCGGCCTATCTGCGTTCGCCGCAGGCCCGCGCGCTGTGGGAGTCCGTGGTCAGCTCCGACCCGTCCGGCACCAGGCGCCAGCTGGTGCCGGTGCGGGTCGGCGACGTGCGGCTCACCGCGCCGTTCAGCAACCGCAACCCGGTCGACCTGGTCGGCCGCGACGAGGTGCAGTCCGTGCAGACCCTGCTGCGGGCGCTCGGGCGTGCGGAGGTCCCGCTGGAGGACGCCCCCGGCGCCGGGCCGCGCTTCCCCGGCAGCAAGCCGCAGGTGTGGGACGTACCGCCGCGCAACCCGTCCTTCACCGGCCGCGCCACCGTGCTGGAGCAGCTGCGCAACCAGCTGCGCGGCGGCATGGCCGCCGTGCTGCCGACCCCGCAGACGCTCTACGGGCTCGGCGGCGTCGGCAAGACCCAGGTCGCGCTGGAGTACGCGCACCGCTTCATGTCCGACTACGACCTGGTCTGGTGGATCGACGCGGAGCAGACCGAGCTGGTCGCCCCCGCGCTGGCCGAACTCGCCCGGCGGCTGGGCCTGCGGGTGGGCGACTCGGTCACCGAGGCGGCCGAGGCGGCCCGGGAGGCACTGCGGCGCGGCACCCCGACCTCGCGCTGGCTGCTGATCTTCGACAACGCCGACGAGCCGTCCGAGATCCGCCGGTTCTTCCCCGGCGGCTCCGGCCACATCCTGGTCACCTCCCGCAACCAGGCGTGGTCCGGCCACGCGGAGGCGCTGGAGGTGGACGTCTTCACCCGCGGCGAGAGTGTCGAGCACCTCTGCCGCCGCGCCCGCGGGCTGTCCCGGGCGGACGCCGACCGGGTCGCCGAGGCGGTCGGCGACCTGCCGCTCGCCGTCGAGGTCGCGGCCGCCTGGCTGGACACCACCGGCACCCCCGTGGACACCTACGTCTCCCAGCTCCAGGCCGAGGCCGCCCGCGCCCTCGCGGTGGCCCGCCCCACCGACTACCCGACGCCGGTCGGCGCGACCTGGAACGTCTCCATCGCCCGGCTCCGGGTGCAGTCCCCGGCGGCGGTGCGGTTGTTGCAGCTCTGCGCCTTCTTCGCACCCGAGCCGATCTCGATGAACCTCTTCTACAGCGACCAGATGATCCGCGCGCTGGTGAAGTACGACGAGGACCTCAACGACAAGTTCATGCTCGGCAAGGTCATCCAGGCGATCGGCCGGTACGCGCTCGCCAAGGTCGACGCCGGCAGCAACAGCTTCCAGGTGCACCGGCTCGTCCAGGCGGTGATCCGCTCCGAGATGTCCGCGGACGACCAGGAGGTCGCCGTCCACGAGGTGCACCGCATCCTCACCGGCGCCCGGCCCGTCCTCGGCGACACCGACGACCCGGCCAACTGGCCCGCCTTCGACGAGATCTGGCCGCACCTGTCGCCCTCGATGGCGCACAACTGCGACGAGGCCGACACCCGACAGCTGCTCATCGACCGGGTCCGCTACCTCTGGAAGCGCGGTGAACTGGAGCGCGCCCGCGAGATGGGGCACTCGCTGGACGAGGCCTGGACCGCCAAGCTCGGCGAGGACGACCGGCAGACCCTGCTGCTGCGCTTCCAGCTCGCCAACGTCCTGCGCTCCCAGGGCAACTACGCCGAGGCGCTGGGTCTGGACGAGTCCACGCTGGCCCGTCAGCGGCTGCTGCTCGGCGAGCACCACCCGTACACCCTGATGACGGCCGGATCGCTCGGCGCCGACCGGCGGGCACTGGGCCTCTTCCAGTCCGCGCTCGACCTTGACCGTGAAATCCTGGAGCAGTTCCGGGAGTTGTTCGGCGACGACAATCCGCGCACGCTGTCGATGGCGAACAACCTCGCGATCGACTACCGCCTGGTCGGCGACAGCGAGGCCGCCCGCGACCTCGACCAGGAGACCCTGGACCGCCGCACCTCCGTCCTCGGCCCCAAGCACCCCTACACCCTCTCCTCGAAGTCCGCGCTCGCCCGCGACCTGCGCGAACTCGGGGACTACAAGGGCTCGGCGGATCTGGCCAGGGAGGTCATGAACGACCTCACGGACGTCCTGGAGCCCGACCTCCCGGAGAACCTGCGCAACGCCAAGTCGCTCGCCGTCTCGCTCCGCAAGGCCGGCCAGCTGGCCGAGGCCCGGCGGATCACCCGGGAGACGTACGAGCGCTACCTGGAGCGTTACGGCGCCGACGCCCCCGACGCGCTCGCCTGCGCGCTCAACCTGGCCGCCGACTACAGCGCCTCCGGTGACAAGGAGGCCGCCCGCGACCTCGCCGCCACCGTCTACGAGGGCCACCGCCGGCTGTTCGGAGCGGGCCACCCGTTCGCCCTCGCCTGTGCCAACAACCTCGGCATCTACCTGCGGGGCAGCGGGGAGATCCAGGAGGCCATCGCCCGTGGCAGGGAGACCGTCGAAGGACTGCGGAACACCGTCGGCCCGACCCACCCGTTCACGCTCAGCGCGATGATCAACCTCGCCAACGCCTACGGCGACGACGGCCAGCACCGGCGGGCCGAGGAGCTGGAGCGGACCGCCCACACCGGGCTCTGCGAGCGCTACACGCCCCGCCACCCGGACGCGGTCGCCTGCGAGGCCAACCTGGCCGTCACCCTGCGGGCCTGCGGCCAGCACACCCAGGCGGCCGAACTGCGGGCCCGCGCGGTCGCCGAACTGATCCGCCAGCTCGGGGAGGAGCACCCCAACACGATCTCCGCCCGGGGCTGGAAGCGGATCAACCGCGACCTCGAACCCCAGCCGGTGTAG
- a CDS encoding TIR-like protein FxsC, with product MYDPGGWDEDASRPYFFLSYAHTPKSGARGAGDPNHWVRQLYRDLCEAVLQLTTLPAGAPVGFMDESMHQGELWADRLAHELSACRVFVPLYSPRYFNSLACGQEWHSFTRRPVYPANRDSERTSGVVPVLWVAMGQYKLPEVAGKLQFNHAGFGPDYAAEGLYALMKLTYFRSAYELAVHRLAKRIVEVAEETVIPVGRKLDFQAQPSAFNIAAPTKQLRISVLSCHRAELPPGRSADYYGARRTDWHPYRPAAERPLAEHAARLAKQLGFQPSVHEFDEEVDELLGGARPTAPGLLLLDRWALHDERRRELVRRFDASDAGWVGVLEPWNRDDPDCVEHDGVLSDLSDQALRLTHRVARPSFQGLSAGPTGLASLEDFDDALPRAAMKAKYAFEDRTRTGPDEPAAPRPNLRDAFRGVRGPEGPGREGPGPVPPYTDDHPASAEGDSPHDGATPGGGNA from the coding sequence GTGTACGACCCTGGGGGGTGGGACGAGGACGCGTCCCGACCGTACTTCTTCCTCAGCTACGCCCATACGCCGAAGTCCGGCGCGCGCGGGGCCGGCGACCCCAACCACTGGGTCCGCCAGCTGTATCGCGACCTCTGCGAGGCGGTGCTGCAGCTCACCACGCTGCCGGCCGGGGCGCCGGTGGGCTTCATGGACGAGAGCATGCACCAGGGCGAGCTGTGGGCCGACCGGCTCGCCCACGAGCTGTCCGCCTGCCGGGTGTTCGTCCCGCTCTACTCGCCGCGCTACTTCAACAGCCTCGCCTGCGGCCAGGAGTGGCACTCCTTCACCCGGCGTCCGGTCTACCCCGCCAACCGCGACTCGGAGCGGACCAGCGGCGTCGTCCCGGTGCTCTGGGTCGCGATGGGCCAGTACAAACTGCCCGAGGTGGCCGGCAAGCTCCAGTTCAACCACGCCGGCTTCGGCCCCGACTACGCGGCCGAGGGCCTGTACGCCCTGATGAAGCTGACCTACTTCCGCTCCGCGTACGAGCTGGCCGTGCACCGGCTGGCCAAGCGGATCGTCGAGGTGGCGGAGGAGACGGTGATCCCGGTCGGGCGCAAGCTCGACTTCCAGGCCCAGCCCAGCGCGTTCAACATCGCGGCGCCGACCAAGCAACTGCGGATCTCGGTGCTCTCCTGCCACCGCGCGGAGCTTCCGCCGGGCCGCAGCGCCGACTACTACGGCGCGCGGCGCACCGACTGGCACCCCTACCGGCCGGCCGCCGAGCGGCCGCTGGCCGAACACGCGGCGCGGCTCGCCAAGCAGCTGGGCTTCCAGCCGAGTGTGCACGAGTTCGACGAGGAGGTGGACGAGCTGCTCGGCGGCGCCCGGCCCACCGCGCCCGGCCTGCTGCTGCTCGACCGCTGGGCGCTGCACGACGAGCGGCGTCGTGAGCTGGTCCGCCGCTTCGACGCCAGTGACGCGGGCTGGGTCGGCGTGCTGGAGCCGTGGAACCGCGACGACCCGGACTGCGTCGAGCACGACGGCGTGCTCAGCGACCTCAGTGACCAGGCGCTGCGGCTCACCCACCGGGTGGCCAGGCCCAGCTTCCAGGGACTCAGCGCCGGGCCGACCGGCCTGGCCAGCCTGGAGGACTTCGACGACGCGCTGCCGCGGGCCGCGATGAAGGCCAAGTACGCCTTCGAGGACCGGACCAGAACCGGGCCGGACGAGCCCGCCGCGCCCCGGCCCAACCTGCGCGACGCCTTTCGCGGGGTCCGCGGCCCCGAGGGGCCGGGCCGCGAGGGCCCCGGCCCCGTACCGCCGTACACGGACGACCACCCAGCCAGCGCCGAAGGCGACAGCCCGCACGACGGGGCCACGCCCGGGGGAGGAAACGCATGA
- a CDS encoding aminoglycoside N(3)-acetyltransferase: MATVADCAPPTAAAAARPAPAGQAPGYTVESLAAELTALGVVPGDVLLVQAGLRSVGRVAGGAEAVVRALLAALGGVARGTLVGYTATPENSDTSRLAALLTDGLGPAELAAHRAAMPAFDPRGTPASPTMGALAEQIRTTPGALRSNHPQTSFAAVGRLARTVTATHELDCHLGESSPLGRLHELGAKVLMLGVPLAGCTAFHLADLRMPDPPVKRYGCVVRGGRGNAEWIHFEAPDLDDRHFAALGEDVLREAPGLRQGRVGDADAVLVPVPEAVAAAHRGLVRRRGAAEV, from the coding sequence ATGGCGACCGTCGCCGATTGCGCGCCGCCCACGGCCGCCGCTGCGGCCCGGCCCGCTCCCGCCGGGCAGGCCCCCGGGTACACGGTGGAGAGCCTCGCGGCCGAGCTGACCGCGTTGGGTGTCGTCCCCGGTGACGTCCTGCTGGTGCAGGCCGGGCTCCGCTCGGTGGGCCGGGTGGCAGGCGGGGCCGAGGCGGTGGTCCGCGCCCTGCTCGCCGCCCTGGGCGGGGTCGCGCGCGGCACCCTGGTGGGCTACACGGCGACCCCGGAGAACTCGGACACCTCCCGGCTGGCCGCGCTGCTCACCGACGGTCTCGGGCCGGCGGAGCTGGCCGCCCACCGGGCCGCGATGCCGGCCTTCGACCCGCGCGGCACACCCGCGTCGCCCACCATGGGGGCGCTCGCGGAGCAGATCCGCACCACCCCGGGCGCGCTGCGCAGCAACCACCCGCAGACCTCCTTCGCCGCGGTCGGGCGCCTCGCGCGGACGGTCACCGCGACCCACGAGCTGGACTGCCATCTCGGTGAGTCCTCCCCGCTCGGGCGGCTGCACGAGCTGGGGGCCAAGGTGCTGATGCTGGGCGTTCCGCTGGCGGGCTGCACCGCGTTCCATCTCGCCGACCTGCGGATGCCCGACCCGCCGGTCAAGCGGTACGGGTGCGTCGTCCGGGGCGGCCGCGGCAACGCCGAGTGGATCCACTTCGAGGCCCCCGATCTCGACGACCGGCACTTCGCCGCGCTGGGCGAGGACGTCCTGCGGGAGGCCCCGGGCCTGCGGCAGGGCCGGGTCGGGGATGCCGACGCGGTGCTGGTGCCGGTGCCGGAGGCGGTGGCCGCGGCCCACCGCGGCCTGGTCCGCCGACGCGGCGCGGCCGAGGTCTGA
- a CDS encoding HEXXH motif-containing putative peptide modification protein gives MAEHTQVADPGPPGTREHTPDGLRRHGIDRATFAAVATARGGAGAVRLLRAGQLSKRALLLVALRRAVPAGERAGFERTYAAVAALQREDRALWERLLLRPEFDAWAAGCLHRIAAGRGAPLGELDRFLLDERRGRPRSPIALECDGRRWELLLADQGPYREVYGRPLTGPLEPAELAAWRELLAGAWEILVRRHPWHAEAVSACVGTLVPLRPAPDGEAVSAAARRAYGAVAASRPAEPELLALALVHEFLHVQLGALLDLVPLHLPNGEARYHAPWRPDPRPVGALLQGTYAHLGVSDFWRGELAAGAPGPARAEREHRLWRGHTVTAAATLLSSGGLTASGVEFVTELRRGATELTEGRL, from the coding sequence ATGGCTGAGCACACGCAGGTGGCGGACCCCGGACCGCCGGGCACCCGCGAGCACACCCCGGACGGCCTGCGGCGGCACGGCATCGACCGGGCGACCTTCGCCGCGGTCGCGACCGCCCGGGGCGGCGCCGGCGCCGTCCGACTGCTGCGGGCCGGGCAGCTCAGCAAACGCGCGCTGCTGCTGGTCGCGCTGCGCCGCGCGGTGCCCGCCGGGGAGCGTGCCGGGTTCGAGCGGACCTACGCCGCAGTGGCCGCGCTCCAGCGCGAGGACCGCGCGCTCTGGGAACGGCTTCTGCTGCGGCCGGAGTTCGACGCCTGGGCGGCCGGCTGCCTGCACCGGATCGCGGCCGGGCGCGGCGCGCCGCTGGGGGAGCTCGACCGGTTCCTCCTGGACGAGCGGCGCGGCCGCCCGCGGAGCCCGATCGCGCTGGAGTGCGACGGTCGGCGCTGGGAGTTGCTGCTCGCCGACCAGGGCCCCTACCGGGAGGTCTACGGCCGGCCGCTCACCGGGCCGCTGGAGCCCGCGGAGCTCGCCGCCTGGCGCGAGCTGCTGGCCGGGGCCTGGGAGATCCTGGTGCGCCGGCACCCCTGGCACGCCGAAGCGGTGAGCGCCTGCGTGGGCACGCTGGTGCCGCTGCGCCCGGCGCCCGACGGCGAGGCGGTGAGCGCCGCCGCCCGGCGGGCGTACGGCGCGGTGGCCGCCTCCCGTCCGGCCGAGCCCGAGCTGCTGGCCCTGGCTCTGGTGCACGAGTTCCTGCACGTCCAACTCGGGGCCCTGCTGGATCTCGTGCCGCTGCACCTGCCGAACGGCGAGGCCAGGTACCACGCGCCCTGGCGACCCGACCCGCGCCCGGTCGGCGCGCTGCTCCAGGGCACCTACGCGCATCTCGGGGTCAGCGACTTCTGGCGGGGCGAACTGGCCGCCGGGGCGCCCGGCCCCGCCCGCGCCGAGCGCGAGCACCGGCTCTGGCGCGGCCACACCGTGACGGCCGCCGCCACCCTGCTGTCGAGCGGCGGCCTGACGGCCTCCGGGGTCGAGTTCGTGACGGAACTACGGCGCGGCGCAACCGAGCTGACGGAAGGTCGTCTCTAG
- a CDS encoding FxsB family cyclophane-forming radical SAM/SPASM peptide maturase, translating into MADEPAEAQAGRALPFRQYLLKIHSRCNLACDYCYMYEAADQSWRSRPRRMELATVRRTAELIARHATEHALPEVGVILHGGEPLLVGAAHLDALLGELSAALDGRTAVRFSMQTNGLRLAAEPALLDVLHRYRVSVGVSLDGSPADHDRHRRFPDGRGSYAATAEVLRLLGSPEHRELYAGLLCVVDLESDPVRTYEALLEHAPPRIDLLLPHGTWEEQPPGPARVRPTVPPEAVAQGPTPYADWLRAVFDRWYDAPRRETGIRLFEELAVLLLGGRAASEAVGLAPVDLVVVEADGTIEQADSLKATYEGAPGTGLDVFRHDFEAAAAHPGFRARQRGLAGLGPVCAACPLARVCGGGLYAHRYARGGFANPSVYCADLAALIGHIGGRLRRDLPQVPVRAPVPAPTAAGRGTAAAGWTRADG; encoded by the coding sequence ATGGCCGACGAACCCGCGGAAGCGCAGGCGGGCCGGGCGCTGCCGTTCCGCCAGTACCTGCTGAAGATCCACAGTCGCTGCAACCTCGCCTGTGACTACTGCTACATGTACGAGGCGGCCGACCAGAGTTGGCGCTCCCGGCCGCGGCGGATGGAACTCGCCACCGTGCGCCGGACCGCCGAGCTGATCGCTCGACACGCGACCGAGCACGCACTCCCCGAGGTCGGCGTGATCCTGCACGGCGGTGAGCCGTTGCTGGTCGGCGCGGCCCATCTCGACGCCCTGCTGGGTGAGTTGAGCGCCGCTCTGGACGGCCGGACGGCCGTCCGGTTCAGCATGCAGACCAACGGCCTGCGGCTGGCGGCCGAGCCCGCGCTGCTGGACGTGCTGCACCGGTACCGGGTCTCCGTCGGGGTCTCGCTCGACGGCTCGCCCGCCGACCACGACCGCCACCGGCGCTTCCCCGACGGACGCGGCAGCTACGCGGCCACCGCCGAGGTGCTGAGGTTGCTCGGCTCGCCCGAGCACCGGGAGCTGTACGCCGGACTGCTCTGCGTCGTCGACCTCGAATCCGATCCGGTGCGCACCTACGAGGCGCTGCTCGAACACGCCCCGCCGCGGATCGACCTGCTGCTCCCGCACGGCACCTGGGAGGAACAGCCGCCCGGGCCGGCCCGGGTGCGCCCGACCGTCCCGCCCGAGGCCGTCGCCCAGGGGCCCACGCCCTACGCGGACTGGCTGCGGGCCGTCTTCGACCGCTGGTACGACGCCCCGCGCCGGGAGACCGGCATCCGGCTGTTCGAGGAGCTGGCCGTGCTGCTGCTCGGCGGCCGGGCGGCCAGCGAGGCGGTCGGGCTGGCCCCGGTCGACCTGGTCGTGGTGGAGGCGGACGGCACGATCGAGCAGGCCGACAGCCTCAAGGCGACCTACGAGGGAGCCCCCGGCACCGGTCTGGACGTCTTCCGGCACGACTTCGAGGCGGCAGCCGCCCATCCCGGGTTCCGGGCCCGGCAGCGCGGCCTCGCCGGGCTCGGGCCGGTCTGCGCCGCCTGCCCGCTGGCCCGGGTCTGCGGGGGAGGTCTGTACGCCCACCGCTACGCGCGGGGCGGCTTCGCGAACCCCTCGGTGTACTGCGCCGACCTGGCGGCCCTGATCGGTCACATCGGCGGCCGGCTCCGGCGCGACCTGCCGCAGGTGCCCGTTCGGGCACCGGTGCCGGCCCCGACGGCGGCAGGGCGCGGAACCGCAGCGGCGGGATGGACGAGGGCGGATGGCTGA
- the fxsA gene encoding FxSxx-COOH cyclophane-containing RiPP peptide: protein MSVTGMDVDPGLCSDLVDVADLSLDDLDGLPDTVLGDLLRRLVEDAVAPGAEPFAAFQSSL, encoded by the coding sequence ATGAGCGTCACCGGTATGGATGTCGACCCTGGGCTCTGCTCCGATCTGGTCGATGTGGCGGACCTTTCCCTGGACGATCTCGACGGCCTTCCGGACACCGTCCTCGGCGACCTGCTGCGCCGTCTGGTCGAGGACGCGGTGGCGCCCGGTGCCGAGCCGTTCGCGGCCTTCCAGTCCTCGCTCTGA